A stretch of Carya illinoinensis cultivar Pawnee chromosome 14, C.illinoinensisPawnee_v1, whole genome shotgun sequence DNA encodes these proteins:
- the LOC122293647 gene encoding uncharacterized protein LOC122293647: protein MTCSYLPRTTSDHCPMYIEFRKDPFSYGPSPFRFQQMWVEHPEFMDFVQNVWAAPAIDALEKKVEELEGSLQRDWKEDVERELVSSTVELSSWRRREDTRLAQMAKLKWKMEGDHNTKFFHVCLASKRNKRIQEMRTLNGVEYSSPEDIHQGAVNYFSGCLQNTNQSRELLDLSYLISPVIDEADSTHICRIPALDEVHEALSSIPINSSPGPDGFGAGFFKSCWEMVKMDVLSAISEFFISKSLPRFYTASFIVLIPKMNAPSGFDKFRPISLCSVFYKICSKTIVNRLTGLLPKMISLEQGTFIPGHSIFENISLTQEMVHSLNKQSHGGNIMLKVDMAKAYDQVDWNFLLEVLRFFGFPPSFCDLIHACISNIWYSVMLNGTTKGFFQGGRGLRQGDPLSPYLFIILQEVLSRLLKHSVAEKRIGQFSQAQGTPQISHLMYADDIVIFLNGSKNSIRELLLVFEKYENWSGQMINKDKTSMFFSRKISPARKRALKRMTGFSEGSFPFKYLGVPIVLGRLKQGHLEEMVNKVWKKISGWKMKILSSSGRLILLRHVLSSMALHLFAVLQVPNSIIKVLNRLMSTFFWGEVNGKGKKKWVAWTNICKPVEEGGLGLRNLDDMQKALHMRFAWNLIQGKSLWARFFKEKYVGSSPCSLLDTKKGTRFWKMIVKSIPSILNNSKWRIRDGNILFWYDKWREDGPLIDDFHIVGNPLLQIKDCKMSNSWDVDLLTNLVGQNNVDNIIEALARCKGGSDVLIWTKHDSGNFNTKSTWDCIRVRGSSMEWHSWMWHKSLPLKISIAMWKAWNMALSVDDRLRQIGISIVSRCDCCDEGNCEDQNHVLFEGVFAAKIWHYRGTIFGLPIGCSWMETVKAWFRRASSSSQVGRLVGFLPSMITWQLWQRRCKARMEGRFEPFNSVWHAIKSWMTSMCQDMNKVNTCSRYDLDILQALQISALAPVRPHFQLVSWKKPAQGWFKLNTDGSSLGNPGSSGVGGIIRNDRGHLVHAFSSHIDFGSNNRAQLLALLQGLKVCKQLGIHLVDIELDSQVVISWWNRRRCGVWYLEDFWEDILDITDSMVCMFRHVYREGNKVADWLAKRGAAGHHSVWNVIGDMPRFPRGLIHLDKLGLPSLR from the exons ATGACTTGTTCGTATCTACCGAGGACCACTTCCGATCACTGTCCTATGTACATAGAGTTTCGTAAGGATCCTTTTTCCTATGGCCCCTCTCCATTTCGGTTCCAGCAAATGTGGGTGGAGCATCCCGAATTTATGGATTTTGTTCAGAATGTTTGGGCTGCTCCTGCG ATTGATGCCCTTGAAAAGAAAGTTGAGGAACTTGAGGGTAGTCTTCAAAGGGATTGGAAGGAAGATGTCGAAAGAGAGCTTGTTTCTTCCACTGTTGAGTTGTCATCTTGGAGGCGTAGAGAAGATACTAGATTGGCTCAAATGGCTAAGCTAAAGTGGAAAATGGAAGGAGACCACaacactaaattttttcatgtttgtttAGCTAGTAAAAGGAACAAGAGAATTCAAGAGATGAGAACGTTGAATGGGGTAGAGTATTCTTCACCGGAAGACATTCATCAAGGTGCCGttaattatttttctggttGTCTTCAAAATACCAACCAGTCAAGAGAGCTTCTGGATTTATCTTACTTAATATCCCCGGTTATTGATGAAGCGGATAGTACCCATATCTGTCGCATTCCTGCTCTGGATGAAGTTCATGAGGCTCTTTCTTCTATTCCTATAAATAGTTCACCAGGGCCGGATGGTTTTGGTGCGGGTTTCTTTAAAAGCTGCTGGGAGATGGTGAAGATGGATGTCTTGTCTGctatttcagaattttttatCTCTAAATCTCTTCCGAGGTTCTATACGGCTTCTTTTATTGTGCTGATTCCAAAGATGAATGCGCCTTCAGGGTTCGACAAATTTAGGCCGATCAGTCTTTGTTCGGTTTTCTATAAAATATGCTCTAAAACTATTGTTAATCGTCTTACTGGCCTTCTTCCCAAGATGATTTCTCTTGAGCAAGGCACTTTTATTCCTGGGCatagtatttttgaaaatatcagtCTTACTCAGGAAATGGTCCATTCTCTTAACAAGCAATCTCATGGTGGTAATATCATGCTCAAAGTTGATATGGCCAAAGCGTATGATCAAGTGGATTGGAATTTTTTGTTGGAGGTGCTTcgtttttttggttttcctccttctttCTGTGATTTAATTCATGCTTGTATTTCCAATATTTGGTATTCTGTGATGCTTAATGGTACGACAAAAGGTTTCTTTCAAGGGGGTCGTGGTCTTCGTCAGGGGGATCCTCtctctccttatctttttattattcttcaAGAGGTCCTTTCGAGACTCTTGAAACATAGTGTGGCAGAAAAAAGGATTGGTCAATTTTCTCAAGCTCAAGGTACTCCCcagatttctcatcttatgtatgctgatgacattgtgatttttttgaatgGCAGCAAGAATTCTATTAGGGAGCTATTACTAGTTTTTGAGAAGTATGAAAATTGGTCAGGGCAGATGATCAATAAAGATAAAACTTCTATGTTCTTTTCTCGAAAAATCTCGCCGGCCCGTAAGAGAGCTCTCAAGCGGATGACAGGGTTTTCAGAAGGATCTTTTCCCTTTAAGTACTTAGGAGTTCCTATTGTTTTGGGGCGTCTCAAGCAAGGGCATTTGGAGGAGATGGTGAACAAAGTCTGGAAAAAAATTAGCGGCTGGAAAATGAAGATTCTCTCCTCGAGTGGTCGTCTGATTCTTCTTAGACATGTTCTTTCTAGTATGGCTTTACATTTGTTTGCTGTTTTGCAGGTTCCCAATTCTATTATCAAAGTCCTTAATCGTCTGATGAGCACTTTCTTTTGGGGCGAGGTGAATgggaaaggtaaaaaaaaatgggtGGCTTGGACTAATATCTGTAAGCCAGTTGAGGAAGGTGGTCTGGGGTTGCGCAATTTGGATGATATGCAAAAAGCCTTGCACATGCGGTTTGCTTGGAATTTAATTCAAGGTAAATCTTTATGGGCAAGAttctttaaggaaaaatatgtgGGATCTTCCCCGTGCTCCCTTCTTGACACTAAAAAAGGTAcaaggttttggaaaatgatcgTTAAAAGTATTCCCAGTATTCTCAATAATTCCAAGTGGCGTATTAGGGATGGGAACATTTTattttggtatgataaatggaGGGAAGATGGTCCTTTAATTGATGATTTCCATATCGTGGGAAACCCACTGCTTCAAATTAAGGATTGTAAAATGTCGAATAGCTGGGATGTGGATTTATTGACTAACTTAGTGGGTCAGAATAATGTGGATAACATAATTGAGGCTTTGGCTCGTTGTAAGGGGGGATCGGATGTGTTGATATGGACAAAGCATGATAGTGGTAATTTCAATACTAAATCGACTTGGGATTGTATTCGAGTTCGAGGGTCTAGCATGGAATGGCATTCTTGGATGTGGCATAAATCCCTTCCCCTTAAAATCTCTATTGCTATGTGGAAAGCTTGGAATATGGCTTTGAGTGTTGACGATCGTCTTCGACAGATTGGTATTTCTATAGTTTCTCGTTGTGACTGTTGTGACGAAGGCAATTGTGAAGATCAAAACCATGTCTTGTTTGAAGGGGTCTTTGCTGCAAAGATTTGGCATTATCGTGGTACTATTTTTGGTCTTCCTATTGGTTGCTCCTGGATGGAGACAGTGAAGGCCTGGTTTCGacgtgcttcttcttcttctcaagtGGGGCGTTTGGTCGGTTTTCTTCCTTCCATGATTACTTGGCAACTCTGGCAAAGAAGATGTAAGGCCCGTATGGAGGGGCGTTTTGAGCCTTTCAATTCGGTTTGGCATGCTATTAAATCCTGGATGACTTCTATGTGTCAAGACATGAATAAGGTTAATACTTGCTCCCGGTATGATCTGGATATCTTGCAGGCTTTACAGATTTCGGCTTTGGCTCCAGTTAGACCTCATTTTCAGCTTGTGTCTTGGAAAAAACCTGCTCAAGGGTGGTTCAAGTTGAATACAGATGGCAGTAGCCTTGGTAATCCAGGTTCTTCAGGGGTGGGTGGGATTATTAGAAATGATCGTGGTCATTTGGTTCATGCTTTTTCTTCTCATATTGATTTTGGTTCTAATAATAGAGCCCAGTTGTTAGCTCTTCTGCAAGGTCTCAAAGTCTGTAAACAATTGGGTATACACTTGGTAGATATTGAATTAGATTCTCAAGTGGTTATCTCGTGGTGGAATAGGAGGAGATGTGGTGTCTGGTATTTGGAGGATTTCTGGGAAGATATTCTTGATATTACTGACTCTATGGTTTGCATGTTTCGGCATGTTTATAGAGAGGGCAATAAAGTTGCTGACTGGTTGGCTAAGAGAGGTGCAGCTGGTCACCATTCGGTTTGGAATGTTATTGGGGATATGCCTAGGTTTCCCAGAGGATTAATTCATTTGGATAAATTGGGTTTACCTTCGTTGCGTTGA